The following is a genomic window from Mauremys mutica isolate MM-2020 ecotype Southern chromosome 4, ASM2049712v1, whole genome shotgun sequence.
AATGGTGGGAACTGTACAGTGTCCAGTGCTATGAATTTGGCCACCCTTTGAACTGAAGGCCTCAAAGAAGAATCAGATTGAGTTGTTGTGTCTCCCCTTGCACTGTTTGGaatgtctgtatgtatatatgtatcttTATCTTACAGAGGCCTTGAGAAGTTAAATGACCATGGTCACAGAGGGTCAGTACCAGATCTGAGAATAAAACCCAAAAGCTCTGAATAccagttccctgctctaaccactacactgCACTACTTCCGTTTTAGCATTCATTTTTTCAAGGCACCTCCCTCTTGCAATCAGGGAGGCCAGCTGTGTTGTGAGGACCACTCATCTTGCAGTTACATAACCCAGCAGAGGCTTTAGGTCATCTCTAGCAGGAACTTCAGGGGCATAATCTAGAAATATTGCTAGGTCCTGAGAGCAGAATCTAAGTTAGGGGCAAGGATGAAAGAGGCAGAGAGGACCCAGCAGGATTTTCTGATCCCAGTTGGGTTTATAGCATTAGCAGTTGTAAAAATATAATGTAAAAATCACTGATTTGAATTTGGAAGCAGAGGAAACGATATCTGGGATCAGCACGAGGGAATAAAGGAGAACCCCAGGCTGTCCTTTTAACAGTCCCTTTTCCAAACGGGTGAGCGCTTATCCCTGCTTGTAAAGTAAAAGTGAAAGTACCTCACCGCTAGTTTAGCCCACTGCTCTGTATTATATAACCAACCTTAGGAACAGGAAGCTTCTGTCGCTGCTTGTACATGTtgacgagtttgttccatggagACAGCTCTGCCTTCGGAGATCCTCCATTTAGATCCTCTGTTTACAAAACCCCACAAATAAAGCAGTGAATCCTCTGAGCGGTCTCATCGTATATCCTTATGCTGTCCCATATGGAAGGGTAATACATGTCCCAGATACAGTATTTGACCAAGGGCCAACCCCTTTGCTGGCATATCTCCAGAGAAGTGAACGGTGTTAGGCCAGTGGAGAGCTCAGCCCCTCGTATTTAAACGGATGACGGCATATAAAATTAACTAAAATGAGTTATAAAGGGTGGCCACATACTGTGGTGATAAGGATCATAAATGCACTCAGATCAAAGTCTCAGCTGGACTCTTCATGGCTATGGAAAGGGCTTCTACTCTGCTTCTGACCCAGCCACAGTGGCTTCTCCTCCTCAATGCTGAGACCTGCTCTCTGTGTCCATTGGACTGAGCCCAGAGACTTTCCCAATACAGCACAGAGTGCCTACAGTAACTGAGTTCTCAAGATTCAGGGATCAGCATGGATATGAAGGAATAGACAGAGGTATCTGGAAACCTCGTCTACCTAACAGAATACCTGACAATTCTCAAGAGATGTAATTTCCAAATGGATCAGGAGGGATTccctttccctgcagcctctctacCATTCCTCACCTTTCAGGAGGTGCTCTCGCTCCTCCTTGGCATGGAAGTCCTTGGGGGTCATTGCCAGGGGTCCTGCAGTCGGTGTGATTCCTTCGTTGTCAGCATGCAGAACCTGGGAGATCCCAGCCCTGAACCCAGAACACAGTTACGCATGGTTGGGTGCTCATGAACAGGATGGCAATCAAGTGACCACATGCTCACTCACTCCAACCATGAGAACAAGGCCTTCGCCCAGTTCAAAGTGAAGAGATGGATCACATTTAAAACACCAACACAACCGGCACTGATTGTCTCACTTGTTGAAGGGCTTGACCTAAAGAGGCCAAGGACTGGAAGGGGCCACAATGCTGATCGCTCATGTACACCAGGTTAAGTGCAAAGCAACTCCATGAACGTCAGTGGTGTTAGTCCAGATttacaatggagttactccacatTTACACTGGCATAGCTGGAAGCAGAACCGGGCCTTTCACTTACAATGTTAGGAGTGGAACCCGGTGACTATACATCCCAGGATATTTCTATAGCCCAGCTagtctgtgctggagctgacaGCCTATGGCAGTGGGTGAAGAGCAAATAAGATGCTGCTTGCTTAGTGATCTTCTGTAAAGCCCAAACTAGTGGCCCCCTATAAAGAGACCATTGCCCAGGATCCGACAGGCTTCCAGTTGTCAATATGGGCCCACAACAAATTCATATGTACCCCGAGGCAACCTACAACCCTCTCCACTATCTAAAGGCTGAATGCTTGTCCCATTTAATGGTCCCCCAGATCTGTGTGGGAGGGGGACTGGGAGTTTGGCCACCTATCTCAGTGAGGCCAGGATCTGGCCTTGTGTCGCTAACAACCAAACTCACTTTCCCCATGTTCCTGTGTCACCAGAAGCTTCTCCCAccctctctgcctccctgccAGAGATTCCGCTGCACGGATTCTGGGCTGTTTTATCTTTGCCCACAGCAGTGTTGACAAAGCCACCGGAGTCTCCGATCTCCATGCCACTGGGGTACAGCATAGGAGGGGATCTCCTGCCATGCCTGGAAGGGGCACCCCCAAGACTGATATTCTTGAGTTCTCCAAGGATCTCCTCCATGTGGTCGCCTGTTGCATCTCCACGGGGCTCATCGGTCGTGTGGTCGCCCGTTAGCTCTTTGACCTCTGGCTCGCTGGTCTCAGATTCAGCCCCAGCAGGCACCAGGGAGCTGTTTTCTTCTAGGTCCCTGATGTCCCCACTCTCTTGTGCATCTGCTCTGGTTTCTGGGCCCTCCTGCACGCTCTGCCTGAGCCCAAAGAGGTTCCTAATAAGCTGGAGTACCGAGAGCCTGCTGGAAACAAGGGGAACGGAAAGAGGATTCATCTCTCTCAGCCT
Proteins encoded in this region:
- the LOC123369289 gene encoding gametogenetin-binding protein 1-like isoform X3, with the protein product MGEILGELKDISLGGTPSSRGRRSPPMLDPSGMEMGDSGDWALSDLSECCSCIDTSVDEEEMQSMGSGATGEPRGQCSETGDAGGASAERWPLGSRLSVLQLIRNLFGLRQSVQEGPETRADAQESGDIRDLEENSSLVPAGAESETSEPEVKELTGDHTTDEPRGDATGDHMEEILGELKNISLGGAPSRHGRRSPPMLYPSGMEIGDSGGFVNTAVGKDKTAQNPCSGISGREAERVGEASGDTGTWGKAGISQVLHADNEGITPTAGPLAMTPKDFHAKEEREHLLKEDLNGGSPKAELSPWNKLVNMYKQRQKLPVPKENPVQLEMEEGSTMNLTVYEFATPEPHLISSQSSSTALIYRFPDDGAGEAVGHFGRAQVDLRTNGLGAPEED